The Thermobifida halotolerans sequence ACAACCGGATGCGCCTGGAGCGCGCCCACATCCCTGTCGGCCAGGACTTCGAACTGTGGCTGCGCTTCACCGGCAAGGACACCGACGCCCACGTCACCGCCCTGGCCGCGCTGTGGCTGGCCCTCACCTACGGCGGGGTCGGCGCGCGCACCCGACGCGGTTTCGGCGGGCTGCGCATCACGGGCGTGGGCGGGGGACTGCCCGGTCCGTGGGCGGAGAAGAACCGCATCCTCACCCCGGGCCTCGACTTCTACGAGCAGCACACGCGGTTCCTGTGGCCGAGCCCGAGCCTGGACGCCGCCATGCCCGCCGTACTCCGCATCGCCCGGGAACGCGGCCTGAACGGCATGGGAAGGTGGCGCGGCCATCCCTCCTATCCGGTGCTGTCCAGAGAGCACACCGTCGCGGCGGCCAGTGGGCACCGCTACCCGTCGTGGCAGGCCGTCCTCGCCCACGCCGGTGAGGAACTCAAGGGTTTCCGCCGATACGCCGAGGACGACTCGGGGAAGGAGTACGAACGGCCCGACTGGTTCGGCACCGTCAAGGGGGACGGCACCGACTTCCCGCTCGGGGCGTTCGGGCTTCCCGTCGTGTTCACCAAGGAGGTCGAGGTCCACGCGGACCGGGGTGCCGGAGCCGACGCGGAACCACTCCGCCGCGCCTCCCCGCTGTGGCTGCGCCCGGTCGGACAGGGCGACGAGTGGCGGCTCTTCTCGTTCGGGTTCCTCACCGCCTTCCTTCCCGAGGACGACGGCTCGGCCGTCCACGTCTGGCGGAACGGAAACCAGGACAAGGAGGTGACGGTCACCTCCGGCGACGCGCACGCCATCGTCCGCGAATGGGTTTCCGCGTTCGCAGACGACCGGCCGCCGGTCCGGCGGCTACCGGCCCGCTGGCCCGACGGTGACTGACCCGAGCCCGTACGCGGTCTGCGCGCCCACGCCCGCGAACTCGGCGAACTGCCACAGTCCCGCGAACAGTCGCCGCGTCGGATCGTCGGAGGAACCGTGCACCCCGAACACCACCTCGCCGGTGAACCCGACGCGGCGGCTCTTACCGAGGTCCACCGTGGTCGTGCGGATCTCATGGCGGACCACGAACACCCGCGCCAGCAGCGCGGACAGCGTGTCTTCGGCGATCGGCAGGGGACTGAACGCCCGCCACCGGCGCGCCAGACCGGACAGCAGCAGTTCGGGGTCGGGCAGCGGAATCTGGCGGCCCGCGCGGCTGACGTACGTCGGGGAGGCGAACACCACCCGCGTCCGCAGTGCCGGGGGCGAGGCCGCCAGTTCGGCGTACGGCACCGCGCGACGGCCGGTGACCTCCAACCCGATGGGCGTTGTCCCCAGACGCAGCCCGCCCGCGGCGATCCGCGCCTCCAGTCCCGGGTTCCGCGTGTCGTCCAGCCAGCCGATCTCCACGACCGGTGTGTCCGCCCCGCTGTTCACAGTGCGGGCACTGAACGGTTTGACCTGCGCGGTGTGGGCACCTTCGGGGGCCTCCACCAGCGCACACGCCAGTCCGTGCAACCAGGCCGCGGGAACCGGACTCGGGACCCGTCCCGAAGGCCGCAGCGACCACAGCAGCGGCATGGCCTCTCCTGTTCCTCGAACTCCCCGAATCCTGCCGGCGATTTCGGACACCGGCAGGGGCAGAAACGGTAGCAGTGAATGGCGCGTCTCGGTGGAAAACCGTGGAGAGTGGAACGGGCGGGAGGAATCCCTGGTGCGGTCGGCGCCTGGCGTGCCACCATGGTGGAAGGAACCTTCGTCGCTGGGGACGTGTACAGGGTTTTCCGCGAACCCGTGAGAAACCATGATCGCGCGCACGGTATAACCACAGGTCAACGGGACAGAATTCAAAAATGAGAGCCAGGTCACCCACTCCCTGCGAGGTCTTCCCGTGACCGCGTGCAAACGGACACCGTCGCCGCAGGTCAGCCTGGTCAAAAACCGGGAAGGGTTCCGAAGACCGTCCAAGCCCGAAGGGCATAGAAACGCGACCATTTGCATCTCGCGCCGGAATGATGACCTCGCCGTTCCGAAGACCGTCCAAGCCCGAAGGGCATAGAAGCCTGCTGTCCGAGAAGAATTATGGTGCACTCTTCTGAGGTTTCGAGGACTTTCCAAACCTGAACAGAGCCACTTCTAGATAGCTCTCTAGAGTTTGACCATTGAATATCAATGGTCCACTAGCAGCACCCCTCAAATCGCTGACGTGGGAGGTCACCGGTGGGTTCTTTGTTGGCGAAGGTGGCGAGTGAGGAGGTGTTGTCCTCGGCCTGGCACGAGGTACGGGAGAACGATCTCGATGACGGGGTGAAGTCCCCTCCGGTCCGCGAGTTCGAGAAGGGCGCGTTACGGCGGCTGCTGGATTTGGGGCAACGGCTGCGTTCCGGTGAGTACGAACCCGAACCGGTGGTGGCGATCGAGGTGCCCAAACCCTCTGGCGGGTCGCGGCTGCTGGCGATTCCGGCGGTGGCCGACAGGGTGGTGGAGCGTGCGATTCTGGAAGTCGTCGAACCGTACCTGGATCCGGTACTGCTGCCGTGGAGTTTCGCCTACCGCAAGGGCTTGGGGGTGGATGACGCGGTGCACGCGCTGGCGATGGCGCGGGAGGCGGGCAACGGGTGGGTGGTGCGCGCCGACATCGAAGACTGCTTCGAGGAGATCCCGCGCTGGCCGGTGGTGACCCGAGTGCGAGAACTGGTTCCCGATGCCGAGTTGTGTCTGCTGGTGCAGCAGCTTGTCACCCGTCGTGCGGTGGGTCCGGCCGCGCACCGGGTCCGTGACGGACGCGGCCGGGGTCTGCACCAGGGCAGCGCGCTGTCTCCGGTGCTGACCAACCTGTATCTGGACACCTTCGACCGGGCCATGCTGGAACGCGGCCACCAGGTGCTGCGCTATGCCGACGACTTCGCGATCCCGGCACCGTCACGTGGTGCGGCTGAGCGGGCGCTGGCCGATGCCGGTGAGGTGCTGGCCGAGTGGGGGTTGGCGCTCAACGACGCCAAGTCCCGAGTCGTGTCGTTCAACGAGGGAGTGGAGTTTCTGGGGCGCACGCTCGGTGGGCGGGACGGAGTGCGCGCCGAGGAGCGGGCCAGTCCGTTGGAGGCCACCTTGTACATCACCACTCCGGGGGCGCTGGTGCGTAGCCGAGGCGACCGCGTCCGGGTGGAGCACGGCGAGGAGACGCTGCTGTCGGTGAACCTCAAACGGGTTCGCCAGGTGGTCGCCGTGGGTCGGGTCGGATTCAGTACGCCGTTTGTCCACCGCGCGCTGCGCCAGGGGGTGGAGTTGGTGCTGCTGGATGACATCGGCCGGTTCCAGGGGCGGCTGTCCCGGGCCCTGGGCGGTGACGTGCACGTGCGGGCCGCCCAGTACGAGGCCGCACTCGACGGTGCGACCGCGCTGGCTCATGCCCGGTCTTTTGTGGCGGGCAAGATCGCGAACCTGCGTACCGCGCTGCTGCGTGCCTGGCGCCGTCACGGGGTGGCCGAGGACACCGCCGAAGTGTCGGCGCGTCTGCTGAAGGCACGTACGGGAGCGTTGCGGGCACGGAGCTTGACGGAACTGATGGGACACGAGGGTGCGGCCAGTCGCGACTACTTCGCCTGCCTGGGACGTCTGTTCGGTCCGGAATGGGGATTCACCCACCGCAGGCGGCGTCCGCCTCCAGACCAGGTCAACGCGATGCTGTCATTCGGCTACACCCTTCTGCTCAATGATGCCGTGGTGGCCTGCCACATCGCTGGTCTCGACCCCGAGGCGGGGTTCCTGCACGCACTGCGTCGCGGTCGGGCCAGTCTCGCCTTGGACCTGATCGAGGAGTTCCGGCCTGTCATCGTGGACTCGGTGGTCACCCGACTGGTGCTCGGCGGCAGGGTCACCCCGGACGGCTTCGACGTTTCCGGTGACAGCGAGCAGGGCTGCCGAATGAAACCGGACACCCTCAAGACGTTTCTGGCCGCCTACGAGAAACGCATGCTCACTCTGGCCCGACATCCCGGCTTGGGCCGCCGGGTGTCCTACCGGATGGCCCTGGTCGCGCAGGCCCGTCTCATGGCCTCGGTCATCGCGGGAGACGAATCCGCCTACACGCCTCTGGTCTGGCGGTGAACGCACGTGGGCCGCCATCCCCATCGCCGCCGCTTCTACCTGATCTGCTATGACATCGCCGACAACGAACGCCGCGACGACGTGTCCGAACTGCTGTCCGGCTACGGGCCGCGCGTGCAGTACAGCGTGTTCGAGGCGGCCGTGGAGACTCCGCACGTCTTCGACCAGCTTCAGCAGAGACTCACCGACCTCGTCGACCCCGACGAGGACCAGGTGCGCATCTACCCGCTGCGAGTCACCGACCTTGACAAGATCACCATCATCGGCAACCGTCGCCTTGAGGAACGCGACGACTTCTGGATCATCTGAGGGGAGGTGTACACGATTTGGAGGAAAGCCCGTAGAACCCTGGTTTCTGCGCACCGTATCACCGCAGGTAACAGCCATAGAATCAAGAAAAGAGACCTGGATCACTTGCTCTTGGAAGTGCGGGGACTTGATCACGCGTAAACGGACATCGTCAGCGCAGGTCAGCCCGACCGAAAACCAGGCAGGGGTCCAAAGGACGTCAAAGCCCGAAGGGCATAGAAACATAGGGGTGGTTCCCCGGATATTTTGGGCAGAACTGGTCCAAAGGACGTCAAAGCCCGAAGGGCATAGAAACTCTTGCTCAATGGTTATCCCTGCTCTGGTTTGTCCGGTCCAAAGGACGTCAAAGCCCGAAGGGCATAGAAACCCCCATGATGGCGGCCGGGACGCCCCGGAAGGCGCCCCTGGTCCAAAGGACGTCAAAGCCCGAAGGGCATAGAAACAGCCCAGCTGGACTGAGACCACTCCGAGGACGGCGGTCCAAAGGACGTCAAAGCCCGAAGGGCATAGAAACGTGAAGAGCATCGCCTGGGTCATGTCCCTGGCCGCCAGGTCCAAAGGACGTCAAAGCCCGAAGGGCATCAGAGCACTGTCGGAAGTTCTCGATATCAGCCTGTTTTCCAGGACCGGTTTGTTCCGTCCGATAAATGAGGGCTGCCGTTAATCTCCAGGCGCTGTTGTCCGCTCGTGAGTCAGTACGCGGTACGCAGCCGTCGCGGTATGCCGCTGAAGCGGACTGTTCGCAGGCCGTGACAGTTCGGTAGTGCGTTCGAGGGCTGTCGCGGGGCGCCGTCCGAGGTGGCCGTCACCGGGAAGAACCGGCCCTGGGACGGTGGGGTCTGGGTGCGGCGTGCGCCGCCCCCGGGTCACAGGTCCAGGTCGATGTCGTCGGCGCTGGTGGCCGCGTTGCGTTCGGGGTCGGTGAGTTCGGTGGCGGTGAGGGTCAGCGTGTAGTGGCGGCGCGGGTCGAAGTCGGGGAACTCGTCGACGCGGTCGAGGATGTCGGCGACGAGTTTGCGCAGGAACAGCCGGGGCGCCACACCCACCTTGCCGCCGAGGCCGCCGGTGACGGCGGTGGCGAGTTCCGCGACGTAGGCGTTGTCGACCACGTCGGTGATCCGTTCGGGGTCGCGGGCGCCGCCCGCGTACAGGTCACGGACCCGGCGGCCGAGTTCGCCGAGCCGGTGCAGGTCGAAGCCGGGCAGCCGCAGTTGGACCGCGCGCGGCGAGTCGAACCTGGGGTCGGTGGTGAAGTCGGTGGCGAGGCGCTGGGCGAGCGGGGTGAGCCGCTGCACGCCCTGCGGCCCGTCGTAGAAGGCGGGGGTGCCGGTGATGACGAGGAACAGGCCGGGGAACCGTCCGGCGTCGATCTCGTCGAGGAGCTGCCGCAGCGCGTTGAGGCCCTTCTCGCGGACGTCGCCGCGGACCCGTTGCAGGGTTTCGATCTCGTCGAGGACGAGCAGCAGCCCGGGGTGGCCGCAGTCGCGCAGGACCCGCAGCAGCCCCTGGAGGAAGCCGAGCGCGCCGTAGTGGTCGAGGTCGCCGCGGACCCCGGCGGCGCGCCGCGCGGAGGCGGCCACGGACTTCTGCCCGCCGAGCCAGGCAAGGAGTGCTTCGGCGGTGGCGGCGTCGCCGTTCTCGCGGGCGGTGTGGTAGCCGCGCAGCGCCGCCGCGAAGCCGGGGGTGGTGACGGCGACGTCGGCGAGTCGGGTCTCCAGCAGCGCGTCCACGGCGCGGGCGAGGGTTTCGGGGTCGTCCTCGGTGGCTTCGCCCGCTTCGAGGACTTCCTCTTCGAGGGTGAAGAACCAGGAGTCGACGACGGCGCGCAGCGCGCTGGGCGGGTGGGTGGCGGTGGTGAGCCGTTCGGTGAGCCGCCGGTAGACGGTTTCGAGCCGGTGCAGCGGGGTCTCGGTCTCGGAGATCTGGATTTCGGCGGCGGCCAGTCCGGCGCGTTTGGCGCGTTCGGCGAGCCAACGGGCGAAGAAGGTCTTCCCGGAGCCGTACTCGCCGCGGATGGCGTGGAAGGCGGCGCCGCCGCGGGTGACGGTGGCGATCTCGTCGTCGAGGGCGCGTTCGAAGCGTTCCAGGCCGACGGCGAACAGGTCGAGCCCGGCCTGGGGCACGGTGCCGCGCCGCAGTGCGTCGATCACGTCGCGGCGGCGTGCCGCGCTGACCGGGTCCGCCGGGGTGGCCACTGCTTCTCACCTCCGTGTCGTTGGGTCGCCACCGCCGAACATACGCCACGC is a genomic window containing:
- the cas2 gene encoding CRISPR-associated endonuclease Cas2: MGRHPHRRRFYLICYDIADNERRDDVSELLSGYGPRVQYSVFEAAVETPHVFDQLQQRLTDLVDPDEDQVRIYPLRVTDLDKITIIGNRRLEERDDFWII
- the cas6 gene encoding CRISPR system precrRNA processing endoribonuclease RAMP protein Cas6, producing the protein MPLLWSLRPSGRVPSPVPAAWLHGLACALVEAPEGAHTAQVKPFSARTVNSGADTPVVEIGWLDDTRNPGLEARIAAGGLRLGTTPIGLEVTGRRAVPYAELAASPPALRTRVVFASPTYVSRAGRQIPLPDPELLLSGLARRWRAFSPLPIAEDTLSALLARVFVVRHEIRTTTVDLGKSRRVGFTGEVVFGVHGSSDDPTRRLFAGLWQFAEFAGVGAQTAYGLGSVTVGPAGR
- the cmr1 gene encoding type III-B CRISPR module RAMP protein Cmr1 codes for the protein MTWTRLHLTVTTPLFNGDGDPRRAEVRVPSIRGAMRFWLRALAGITAADDLRALNRIENRVLGSTAASSPVKLRIPRQPESRYTERPEFLASDLHNRWIGYLLGLGLAGLGNDNRMRLERAHIPVGQDFELWLRFTGKDTDAHVTALAALWLALTYGGVGARTRRGFGGLRITGVGGGLPGPWAEKNRILTPGLDFYEQHTRFLWPSPSLDAAMPAVLRIARERGLNGMGRWRGHPSYPVLSREHTVAAASGHRYPSWQAVLAHAGEELKGFRRYAEDDSGKEYERPDWFGTVKGDGTDFPLGAFGLPVVFTKEVEVHADRGAGADAEPLRRASPLWLRPVGQGDEWRLFSFGFLTAFLPEDDGSAVHVWRNGNQDKEVTVTSGDAHAIVREWVSAFADDRPPVRRLPARWPDGD
- the cas1 gene encoding CRISPR-associated endonuclease Cas1, whose product is MGSLLAKVASEEVLSSAWHEVRENDLDDGVKSPPVREFEKGALRRLLDLGQRLRSGEYEPEPVVAIEVPKPSGGSRLLAIPAVADRVVERAILEVVEPYLDPVLLPWSFAYRKGLGVDDAVHALAMAREAGNGWVVRADIEDCFEEIPRWPVVTRVRELVPDAELCLLVQQLVTRRAVGPAAHRVRDGRGRGLHQGSALSPVLTNLYLDTFDRAMLERGHQVLRYADDFAIPAPSRGAAERALADAGEVLAEWGLALNDAKSRVVSFNEGVEFLGRTLGGRDGVRAEERASPLEATLYITTPGALVRSRGDRVRVEHGEETLLSVNLKRVRQVVAVGRVGFSTPFVHRALRQGVELVLLDDIGRFQGRLSRALGGDVHVRAAQYEAALDGATALAHARSFVAGKIANLRTALLRAWRRHGVAEDTAEVSARLLKARTGALRARSLTELMGHEGAASRDYFACLGRLFGPEWGFTHRRRRPPPDQVNAMLSFGYTLLLNDAVVACHIAGLDPEAGFLHALRRGRASLALDLIEEFRPVIVDSVVTRLVLGGRVTPDGFDVSGDSEQGCRMKPDTLKTFLAAYEKRMLTLARHPGLGRRVSYRMALVAQARLMASVIAGDESAYTPLVWR
- the brxD gene encoding BREX system ATP-binding protein BrxD yields the protein MATPADPVSAARRRDVIDALRRGTVPQAGLDLFAVGLERFERALDDEIATVTRGGAAFHAIRGEYGSGKTFFARWLAERAKRAGLAAAEIQISETETPLHRLETVYRRLTERLTTATHPPSALRAVVDSWFFTLEEEVLEAGEATEDDPETLARAVDALLETRLADVAVTTPGFAAALRGYHTARENGDAATAEALLAWLGGQKSVAASARRAAGVRGDLDHYGALGFLQGLLRVLRDCGHPGLLLVLDEIETLQRVRGDVREKGLNALRQLLDEIDAGRFPGLFLVITGTPAFYDGPQGVQRLTPLAQRLATDFTTDPRFDSPRAVQLRLPGFDLHRLGELGRRVRDLYAGGARDPERITDVVDNAYVAELATAVTGGLGGKVGVAPRLFLRKLVADILDRVDEFPDFDPRRHYTLTLTATELTDPERNAATSADDIDLDL